A DNA window from Canis lupus dingo isolate Sandy chromosome 2, ASM325472v2, whole genome shotgun sequence contains the following coding sequences:
- the SH3BGRL3 gene encoding SH3 domain-binding glutamic acid-rich-like protein 3, whose translation MSGLRVYSTSVTGSREIKSQQSEVTRILDGKRIQYQLVDISQDNALRDEMRALAGNPKATPPQIVNGDQYCGDYELFVEAVEQNTLQEFLKLA comes from the exons ATGAGTGGCCTGCGCGTCTACAGCACGTCGGTCACCGGCTCCCGCGAG atcaagtcccagcAGAGCGAGGTGACCCGCATCCTGGATGGGAAGCGCATCCAGTACCAGCTAGTGGACATCTCCCAGGACAACGCCCTGCGGGATGAGATGCGAGCCTTGGCGGGCAACCCCAAGGCCACCCCACCCCAGATTGTCAACGGGGACCAGTACTGTGGG gACTATGAGCTCTTCGTGGAGGCTGTGGAACAAAACACACTGCAGGAGTTCCTGAAATTGGCCTGA